Below is a genomic region from Larimichthys crocea isolate SSNF chromosome IV, L_crocea_2.0, whole genome shotgun sequence.
ACTCAGAGAATCTGGTGCAGGTGTCAGTCAGAGGTAGCAGGCCACAGATTTGCCTAAAGTGACTGCTGAGTTTCAGcctttcactcacacacagtgaacGTCCATTATCTATAAACCAgccagctgacactgggtgagaggcggggtacgctATGGACACGTCAACAGTAAACAGACAATCATTAaggctcacattcacacctttagagtcaccaatgaacctgtGTATCAAAAAGACAGTTAACAGTACATGGAAGTGACAAAGACGCAGTGAagttaaaataaacacacaaaagcacgTTTTGTTCAGAACACTTTATCGGATTCAAAAACACAGCCAGGCATACTGACAATATTTTCATGAGGATCCGGCCTTTGGCACGCTGCATATTGCAATGTCTTGATCATTTTGTAAACCTATCCTCCAAAAGAACCCCTGCTGGTTCAAGAGGGATTCAAGAGTATACAAGAGATCTTCTACATTTGTATTAAATCATGATGACTACAGTGTCCTCTTTAGAATTCAGCATCATAAAACAGCATAGTTCAAGCGTTTAGTGTCAAGTGGCTCCTGGTTTCAGATCATTTCTATCATCAGATacagtttgtggtttgtggtttttgttgtgttaataTCGGGCATGTGTGCCTCAGGAACAAGCTGCTGTTTCAGTAACACTTCCAGATTTTCCTGTCTTGTGAGAAGTTACAAGACAAACTTTTGAcctaaaacacagagaaatgtgtctttgagCTCAGActtctgtttttacttcatTTGTCTCCTCTGCGGTTTCATTTTTAGGACCCAAGTAGCTCAAACAGCTACAAAAAATATAAGCTATGTTCCAAAAATATCCATAACAGACACTGCTTCAGTTCACCATGTAGATACACCTTATAGACGGAGCATAGTGTTTTTGTATCACAGCCTATTATGTATCTTCCTCCACTGttccatgaacacacacactgtagtttatttgacTCAATCCCACACACAGTCTTTCTGTCATAAATACTCACTATAGCACCAAATGTagattaatccaccgctgaaaacAGTCCCCAACTAATGCTCCATTTCCTCCCGTTTAAATAACTTTgaataaaaactacagtgactaGTTTAAAGATGTACATCTTCAGCACCACCTTCAGAACCAGTGGACTTGTGGCTGAAAACCACAGACAGGGGAGGGAAgtcagagagcagtgagagtcAGACCAatgagatttgttgacaataggagaaaaaaaaaagtcattaacCGATGGTGTGAAATCATGACAATCTTCTGTACATTTGCATCTGATCCCCAGATAGacatgcatcatcatcatcatcatcaagggtttgatttttttattgacagaCTAAGTGTTCCATTCCAACCCAGATGAATCTGATCAGAGAGAGATGCATATCTCAACAGTCTATTGACTTAATAAttcagctctgtctctcagaTACTCACTGTTGATTTGATGCAGTAAAAGACAGTCAGTAAAAGATGTTTGATGCTGTATCTACAAAATGATTTACAGCCATTACAATTTGTGGATAGTGGGATGGggattaaaaagcaaaatgtttgatttgaaaaaaaaaatgcacacatttaatAAAGCAATAGTAACAATGATACCTTTCTTCCCCAGGtataaaaatattcaacactTGTGGCAGCTGAGTCTAAAAACGGTACCCTTTGAccaaacactgcagagaaacCAGCCAGGTGTCATGGACTCATCTCAGTTCTCGAGGAGGACCGTCCGGAGCTGATCCTCCCCGCTCATGCTGATCGTAGCGATGGCACCGTCGTTGAACTCGAACGAAGTCCCGCCGTCGACCACCATGCAGGCGTCCCAGCACCGCGAGCGGACGCAGACCCTGAATCAGCAGAGGAATAACAATATTCAGAAGGTTTCTCTACAGTGTCAGCTCTCATTTATCTTTTGTCCTCAAGACTGAGGAACGCTCACTGACTTGCTGGCGAAGCCTCTCTGGCGACTGTTGGAGAAGACTCGGTTGACGATGGGTTCTCTGACGCTGTAGAACAAACGTCTGTCGTCCGGACTGAACACCAGAGACTCGTTGTATTCATCAgtaactgaacacacacacacacacacacacacacgtcagatAAAGCAAAAGTACATatgtacaataataaacataggAGGACGGTTGACCCACCTTTTTCAATAAAGTCACGATTAAGTGGGATATCAAGACCAGTTTGGGATTTTCCTGAACAAAGACACGTTGGTTTGTCAGTGACGAACAGTAAAgactttaacacattttaacatcccACGTGCGCACATACCGATTTTTAGAACATCCTCCACTGCTTGTTCAACAAGTTTGTTGATGTTATATGACCTGTGGACACCAAGAGAGAAAAACCATCAGAGAGCAGACATGCAGGATGTCATACCACTGTGGACTTGCAACTTGAAGGAGTCatggtggagaggaagaaacGTTCCAAAGTGTGGCTTCATTTCATGAAGACAGATCATAATGGTGCTAATAGATGTCtgtaaaatgatcattttaagtGTGgtaatgaactgaactgaaacataTTTCTATACAGCATGGGCTTAAATTACAGAAACGCTGTAACAACTTCCCAACTGAGCAGCTTGTTCAAATGGTAAATATCCTGTTCTAATAACGTTAGAGCCACGCAGGCAGACTGAGCAGGTTCTCTGACGAAGAAAACCTAAATCAGATATTTAGAAATCATTTCATCCATTTCACACAATGACAGACACAGCAGttgaatcaataaaaaaaaaaatcggacTGATAGGCAGAATCAATACTGGGATTGGTATCAACAGAATCTACCCCTAtctaacttttttaaaaatagaaaatgaaataaataaataaataccagcCCATGCAGCAGGGGTCGTGTTAActaaatattttctgtcatcTGAAGGTCAAGACAGAGctactaataataatttccaTGCAGCACTGTCAATAAGCACAGTAGACCACCTGCAGTAGACCTCAAGGCCAGTTGGAGGTTAGTGTGCACACTAATTAGCTGTTGTTGATGAAACGTGACCAGTGGAGTACTGAAGTGAAACTGGAAATCAAGATAATGTTATTAATGACAATGTGCTTGTTCTACAGTTCTGATATCTAAGAATCTAATATCCTCTCAACACTTGGTGATGATGTTAGATATCTGAATACATAAACGACTGAGCTGTCTGGCAGGTAAAGCTTGTTCCAGAGACATTCAGTGCTGTACAAACCAGACTGAATGCTTTGCTCCTGCTCAGTCATAAAGAACGACCGAAGATGTCGAGTCTCACGGTCGTCAAACACCgacataaatgtaaaacaaacatggcTTAGATAGAGAcgcacaacacaacaacaggtgGCGTCCATGCTGCGAATAAGACTGGACAAATGATTACATCACTGAATTACTAATCCTCCAGCAGAGGTCTCTTAGTAATTCCTTTGTCAAAGCTGAGAAGCAGAGACAGCTGAGCCGGCGGAGTCCAGACCACTTGTCTCTGGAACACCGTGCTAGAAGTCATCATCTCTCATCTATCTGTCTTCAGTATAACTTTAACTCTTTAAACACAGTGAATGAGGATTAGACACAAGTGGAACATTTCATGTTGAAAGTTGAGTAGTTCTAGATTTACCAGGCTTTGGAACCTGTTCCCGTGCAGATGCTGAGTCCTGAACTCTTCTGCTTCTCCCACGGCCCGTCATCCACAGAGATCTCATAGTAGGAAGCCCTATGAAGCAAGAGGTTAACATGGGGTTTGAAGGATTTTAACTTCACCCTGTGGTGGAAAGAAATTCCCCTGATGAGACGAGCACAGTGGAGGTAAAGGGGCTGGGGATTAATGAGGGTTACAACattgcacacagacacaggtacaCCATGTTCACATGGAGTTACATGCATCAGTTTAGATGACAGGGTACCTGGAGGACAGAGACTCTCCAATGAAGATTTCATTCAGGCTTCTGATAGGCAGGAGGCTAGGCTTGGAGAAGCTCTCTTCTAGTGTTCCTGTCCCTGACAAATCAGACGTCACTGAttagaacaaaaacatccaCTTACATAATGACCGGTCACCATCAGCCCATTACAGTCAGTCTACGTTAATCTACAGAGACAggagaacacagacagacaggaggactgGGACAGGTACACATGACGGGTGGTGGAGTCGTACTCCGGTGCATGTCCATGGTGGTGATGCGGTGGGCTTGGCTGTGCTGTTCCAGGCTCATCTGCTGTTCGTGCAGGTCCACAGGGGTCGGGTTGATTCCTGTGCCCTCCAAGTGCAGACGGATCCTCTGACGCCACAGCCACCTGAACACGGCCCAGGAGGGGTGAGGGGTCAAAATGATGTGCAGAGAGACATTAGGCCTAAACTAAACTGCTTTATTATGCAGAGCtttatattattaatcattaaGACATGTTTATTAATATCTCCTTTTTTGCACCTGCAAGTCTTCATGAAACTGAAATTTATTGAAGTGATTTAGTGATTTAATGAACATAATATCTGCTGAGATATCCTACTACACAAACACTGAGCCCCAGCtgaaataaccctgatgacctCATCAgacgatgacatcatcagggttattttctgAGACTCCTCCAGAGCTGAGACATCATACAATTGAAAATGATGTCATCATATGATGAATATGTCCAATTgattaataaaagaaacagacaaaatattatataaaatataaactttttttatgGTGATCAAGAATGTATAAAATGTAGCATGCCATGCCCACTGCACTTAGACCAGGCCTGGGCAATCTGTTCttgctcttggttggttggaacaaaaacctgcagccacaccggccctttgtggaacagattGCCCAGGCCTGACTTCGACTGTGACACTGCTCTGGAGTGACTCTTCAGAGGGATGACAGACTCCGCTCCTTTCTAAACATCATTGTATGTTCATGTCTTCAGAACTGCATCCTAACAGAAGCAGTCAGCACGTGTTCAGAGCAAATCAAGTTAAAAACTTTATTAGGAGTCATAAAGCATTTCAGTTTGTAGTCTGAACCTGCTTCATGTTGACATTTGCTTATTAAAATGCTGCTCAAACAACAGTTTGACGCAGTCGAGATGACCTCAACCTTTCTATATCATCAACTGACGGCTGGCTGGACTGAATTTATGCTGAATGTAATAAGGAAGTTTGCGtaaattcattcacatttttttaatgaaggctTCTTCATGACAGGTTGGGTCTTTCCTTCTTGTTGTTCTTCAAGCTCTTTGCTTGTTTAAACTTGTCCAATGCAGGACGGGGCTGTTCAGCAGAGTGTGAATAGAgcttgtgttcaggtcttcactgtGCGCTCatcctgtcacatttatttacctTTACATCTTAAATATCAATATAAACTTCAactatttcatttagttttcgtcacagaaatgaatgaaatgttgagATGTAAAATAACTATGTTTGCACACATCTCTGTGAAGCCTTGGTGAGGTCCAGGTATTAATATAACCCCATAATCAATCCTCACTGGgagttttatttggttttggcCATTTAGAATAGTCAGAGACACAGCAGTGAGGTTTTAAACACCATGTGACCTTTTCCAGACAACACAGgtttaaacttgttttgaaCTCTGTGCCTATGGAGATCAACAACTTATTGACTAGGTTACAGACAGTGAGAAGGACATGTTCTACACGTATTATTACTACATGTAGTTTTCATTGTAGCTTACAAAGTAACTCTATTGTAGGTTGTCATTATTAAGTTGGGTAGGAGGTTAAGGGGAGACACTTCAGGTACATACATTCAACATCTCAACTAACATTTGAAATGCACTAATTTACACACATCTCCAGAGCAGAAGTGTGAACACTGGATAAAGCCAGGTTCAATGTTCTTGTTTCATGCATGAGTGTGAGGTTTGGTGtatgtggtggtgtgtgtaAGTGCTGCTGAAGTGACCATTTGGAGAAAATGCCTTTTAAAAGATATGGATTACAAAATTCTGAGACATTTCAGGTGAATAGGGTCAAAATTTCACTCATATGTATCATCTTCATGTATCATCATGAAAACAATTTCCCAGCAGTGAcaagacagttttttttgtaatactATATTACTtagattttatgtttaaatatgtaatttgGCATTATCTAATGTTAACGTTTTGATGAAAtctggagacacaaacagacaaagtgaagtcCAATAAACGTCTCAATGTGGATTCAGCAGCACGTTCATCAGTAAGAAGTCACAGCACAACAGCGCTGTGATTGTTTGTGGGTAAATACGCACCTGAACTCACCACGACAGAGTTTCTCCAGTGCCTCTGGGAAGGCACGAGTATACCGCACGGGCAGGCACAGATGACCCTCTGACCTTtatgtgaaagagagaaacatgatGAACAGAAGAGGACTGTTAACACAAACACCATGGAGCCATGACATGGCATTATATGTTAAGTTTACTTTCAAGGGCTTATGGCTCGAGTCCACCGGGCACAACAATGCATctgtgacactgttttggtttGACCTTCACTCAGCTTCATGTCCACAGGAGTATTTCAGAAGCATTTAGCCACGagatttagtcatttatctAAAATATATCTTTCTTTTTATAGCTCTACCATGGGGAAGCAGACTATATAGTTATagtttcttttgtgtgtttttactgttttattatgaaaactGACCTGATTCTCTGTGCCACATCTGTCTGAGTTTGAAATGCTATGTGCTGCTTCAAGCTACAGTCACACACGTAAAACCACTTTGATTCTATGTGAGCGATGGCCGTATAAAAGCTTTGCTTCCCGTGATGAAGCAGATTTGCATCTCTGCTTTGCGTGGTAAACATTGTGTGCGTGGTTGACGGACTACAAACGGGAAAACTGATTTCTGTATGCAGCACGTCCTGCCCACGTTTGGCCTCAACAGGTTAGGGTCACTCGCCTGCATTTGTGACGTTTATTGTGCATGAAGCAGAGTGGAGAGCAGTTTTTAGGGCACTTCTGAAATACACACTTCTGCTGCCTAACGATCGGCTCTGGTGGGCTGTGTCACAGGAAGCATGGCCATTTGAATCAAGCAGTTATGGACTTCCTGAGGAGCTACAGCATATCAGGTCTAATTGTTCTTCGCACATCACACACAATCCAAAGCCTTCAGAAAAAGTGCTGTTCAGTGTTTTACCTCTCAGGGTCTGTGTTTACTCCAACAACTGGTTTGTCCTTGCTTAAAACCTTACTGGCAACAAGTAGCATTGTCCCGTCGCctaacaaaacaaactgcagttagAGAACTTGTATTGTGTATTTGAAGCTTTTGTTCATGTGACTTTTTGCCCCCCCTGGGTTGAATAAGTTGAAGTCCTGCCCATTCTGCACATCATGCATGGAACAAAAGTTTGATTCAGTGTTCATTTATGCAAACAAATAGAGAtaataaccaaaaaaaacatttgggaAAACTTCCCGGGAATGAATGGAATGCATTACCTATATACTGCACGTGAAATTAATCAGTGTCACACTGTAGTCCTACCTCCAGCAGAGATGATGGCATCGGCCCATCGTACCACTTCTTCATCATATTCTCCCCTCTTCACGACTCGCACCTCAATGCCTTCTCTCCTGcaaatcacaaaaacataatttttttaacaaagtgtcccagctgcagaaaacaaaccCTCCCTGTCTGGTTGGAAGGAATGTGGCTGTGATAATCGTCCTGTGACAGGCCACATCTTACCGCAGGCTCCTCA
It encodes:
- the nadk2 gene encoding NAD kinase 2, mitochondrial isoform X6, giving the protein MVVRPLVTMTRRSVVNLVCFGSRAVNLLYGNSVRPLHTSTRSTSSQPKAGFKPGKVAVVTKTTRYEFEQQRYRYAGLSEEDLKQLLAMKGSSYSGLLERHNIHTNNVDHIVRSLRREGIEVRVVKRGEYDEEVVRWADAIISAGGDGTMLLVASKVLSKDKPVVGVNTDPERSEGHLCLPVRYTRAFPEALEKLCRGEFRWLWRQRIRLHLEGTGINPTPVDLHEQQMSLEQHSQAHRITTMDMHRSTTPPPVMCTCPSPPVWTGTLEESFSKPSLLPIRSLNEIFIGESLSSRASYYEISVDDGPWEKQKSSGLSICTGTGSKAWSYNINKLVEQAVEDVLKIGKSQTGLDIPLNRDFIEKVTDEYNESLVFSPDDRRLFYSVREPIVNRVFSNSRQRGFASKVCVRSRCWDACMVVDGGTSFEFNDGAIATISMSGEDQLRTVLLEN
- the nadk2 gene encoding NAD kinase 2, mitochondrial isoform X1: MVVRPLVTMTRRSVVNLVCFGSRAVNLLYGNSVRPLHTSTRSTSSQPKAGFKPGKVAVVTKTTRYEFEQQRYRYAGLSEEDLKQLLAMKGSSYSGLLERHNIHTNNVDHIVRSLRREGIEVRVVKRGEYDEEVVRWADAIISAGGDGTMLLVASKVLSKDKPVVGVNTDPERSEGHLCLPVRYTRAFPEALEKLCRGEFRWLWRQRIRLHLEGTGINPTPVDLHEQQMSLEQHSQAHRITTMDMHRSTTPPPVMCTCPSPPVWTGTLEESFSKPSLLPIRSLNEIFIGESLSSRGISFHHRVKLKSFKPHVNLLLHRASYYEISVDDGPWEKQKSSGLSICTGTGSKAWSYNINKLVEQAVEDVLKIGKSQTGLDIPLNRDFIEKVTDEYNESLVFSPDDRRLFYSVREPIVNRVFSNSRQRGFASKVCVRSRCWDACMVVDGGTSFEFNDGAIATISMSGEDQLRTVLLEN
- the nadk2 gene encoding NAD kinase 2, mitochondrial isoform X7, giving the protein MVVRPLVTMTRRSVVNLVCFGSRAVNLLYGNSVRPLHTSTRSTSSQPKAGFKPGKVAVVTKTTRYEFEQQRYRYAGLSEEDLKQLLAMKGSSYSGLLERHNIHTNNVDHIVRSLRREGIEVRVVKRGEYDEEVVRWADAIISAGGDGTMLLVASKVLSKDKPVVGVNTDPERSEGHLCLPVRYTRAFPEALEKLCRGEFRWLWRQRIRLHLEGTGINPTPVDLHEQQMSLEQHSQAHRITTMDMHRRTGTLEESFSKPSLLPIRSLNEIFIGESLSSRVKLKSFKPHVNLLLHRASYYEISVDDGPWEKQKSSGLSICTGTGSKAWSYNINKLVEQAVEDVLKIGKSQTGLDIPLNRDFIEKVTDEYNESLVFSPDDRRLFYSVREPIVNRVFSNSRQRGFASKVCVRSRCWDACMVVDGGTSFEFNDGAIATISMSGEDQLRTVLLEN
- the nadk2 gene encoding NAD kinase 2, mitochondrial isoform X4; this encodes MVVRPLVTMTRRSVVNLVCFGSRAVNLLYGNSVRPLHTSTRSTSSQPKAGFKPGKVAVVTKTTRYEFEQQRYRYAGLSEEDLKQLLAMKGSSYSGLLERHNIHTNNVDHIVRSLRREGIEVRVVKRGEYDEEVVRWADAIISAGGDGTMLLVASKVLSKDKPVVGVNTDPERSEGHLCLPVRYTRAFPEALEKLCRGEFRWLWRQRIRLHLEGTGINPTPVDLHEQQMSLEQHSQAHRITTMDMHRSTTPPPVMWTGTLEESFSKPSLLPIRSLNEIFIGESLSSRVKLKSFKPHVNLLLHRASYYEISVDDGPWEKQKSSGLSICTGTGSKAWSYNINKLVEQAVEDVLKIGKSQTGLDIPLNRDFIEKVTDEYNESLVFSPDDRRLFYSVREPIVNRVFSNSRQRGFASKVCVRSRCWDACMVVDGGTSFEFNDGAIATISMSGEDQLRTVLLEN
- the nadk2 gene encoding NAD kinase 2, mitochondrial isoform X9, translating into MVVRPLVTMTRRSVVNLVCFGSRAVNLLYGNSVRPLHTSTRSTSSQPKAGFKPGKVAVVTKTTRYEFEQQRYRYAGLSEEDLKQLLAMKGSSYSGLLERHNIHTNNVDHIVRSLRREGIEVRVVKRGEYDEEVVRWADAIISAGGDGTMLLVASKVLSKDKPVVGVNTDPERSEGHLCLPVRYTRAFPEALEKLCRGEFRWLWRQRIRLHLEGTGINPTPVDLHEQQMSLEQHSQAHRITTMDMHRRTGTLEESFSKPSLLPIRSLNEIFIGESLSSRASYYEISVDDGPWEKQKSSGLSICTGTGSKAWSYNINKLVEQAVEDVLKIGKSQTGLDIPLNRDFIEKVTDEYNESLVFSPDDRRLFYSVREPIVNRVFSNSRQRGFASKVCVRSRCWDACMVVDGGTSFEFNDGAIATISMSGEDQLRTVLLEN
- the nadk2 gene encoding NAD kinase 2, mitochondrial isoform X3, whose product is MVVRPLVTMTRRSVVNLVCFGSRAVNLLYGNSVRPLHTSTRSTSSQPKAGFKPGKVAVVTKTTRYEFEQQRYRYAGLSEEDLKQLLAMKGSSYSGLLERHNIHTNNVDHIVRSLRREGIEVRVVKRGEYDEEVVRWADAIISAGGDGTMLLVASKVLSKDKPVVGVNTDPERSEGHLCLPVRYTRAFPEALEKLCRGEFRWLWRQRIRLHLEGTGINPTPVDLHEQQMSLEQHSQAHRITTMDMHRSTTPPPVMWTGTLEESFSKPSLLPIRSLNEIFIGESLSSRGISFHHRVKLKSFKPHVNLLLHRASYYEISVDDGPWEKQKSSGLSICTGTGSKAWSYNINKLVEQAVEDVLKIGKSQTGLDIPLNRDFIEKVTDEYNESLVFSPDDRRLFYSVREPIVNRVFSNSRQRGFASKVCVRSRCWDACMVVDGGTSFEFNDGAIATISMSGEDQLRTVLLEN
- the nadk2 gene encoding NAD kinase 2, mitochondrial isoform X2; the protein is MVVRPLVTMTRRSVVNLVCFGSRAVNLLYGNSVRPLHTSTRSTSSQPKAGFKPGKVAVVTKTTRYEFEQQRYRYAGLSEEDLKQLLAMKGSSYSGLLERHNIHTNNVDHIVRSLRREGIEVRVVKRGEYDEEVVRWADAIISAGGDGTMLLVASKVLSKDKPVVGVNTDPERSEGHLCLPVRYTRAFPEALEKLCRGEFRWLWRQRIRLHLEGTGINPTPVDLHEQQMSLEQHSQAHRITTMDMHRSTTPPPVMCTCPSPPVWTGTLEESFSKPSLLPIRSLNEIFIGESLSSRVKLKSFKPHVNLLLHRASYYEISVDDGPWEKQKSSGLSICTGTGSKAWSYNINKLVEQAVEDVLKIGKSQTGLDIPLNRDFIEKVTDEYNESLVFSPDDRRLFYSVREPIVNRVFSNSRQRGFASKVCVRSRCWDACMVVDGGTSFEFNDGAIATISMSGEDQLRTVLLEN
- the nadk2 gene encoding NAD kinase 2, mitochondrial isoform X5, which translates into the protein MVVRPLVTMTRRSVVNLVCFGSRAVNLLYGNSVRPLHTSTRSTSSQPKAGFKPGKVAVVTKTTRYEFEQQRYRYAGLSEEDLKQLLAMKGSSYSGLLERHNIHTNNVDHIVRSLRREGIEVRVVKRGEYDEEVVRWADAIISAGGDGTMLLVASKVLSKDKPVVGVNTDPERSEGHLCLPVRYTRAFPEALEKLCRGEFRWLWRQRIRLHLEGTGINPTPVDLHEQQMSLEQHSQAHRITTMDMHRRTGTLEESFSKPSLLPIRSLNEIFIGESLSSRGISFHHRVKLKSFKPHVNLLLHRASYYEISVDDGPWEKQKSSGLSICTGTGSKAWSYNINKLVEQAVEDVLKIGKSQTGLDIPLNRDFIEKVTDEYNESLVFSPDDRRLFYSVREPIVNRVFSNSRQRGFASKVCVRSRCWDACMVVDGGTSFEFNDGAIATISMSGEDQLRTVLLEN
- the nadk2 gene encoding NAD kinase 2, mitochondrial isoform X8; translation: MVVRPLVTMTRRSVVNLVCFGSRAVNLLYGNSVRPLHTSTRSTSSQPKAGFKPGKVAVVTKTTRYEFEQQRYRYAGLSEEDLKQLLAMKGSSYSGLLERHNIHTNNVDHIVRSLRREGIEVRVVKRGEYDEEVVRWADAIISAGGDGTMLLVASKVLSKDKPVVGVNTDPERSEGHLCLPVRYTRAFPEALEKLCRGEFRWLWRQRIRLHLEGTGINPTPVDLHEQQMSLEQHSQAHRITTMDMHRSTTPPPVMWTGTLEESFSKPSLLPIRSLNEIFIGESLSSRASYYEISVDDGPWEKQKSSGLSICTGTGSKAWSYNINKLVEQAVEDVLKIGKSQTGLDIPLNRDFIEKVTDEYNESLVFSPDDRRLFYSVREPIVNRVFSNSRQRGFASKVCVRSRCWDACMVVDGGTSFEFNDGAIATISMSGEDQLRTVLLEN